TCTTTGGCATCTCATCATTGACAGAAAACTCACTTTCCTATCCATTCGTCCGAGATATTCCCTCCTGCTTCAGAATTCCTGAAAGCAAAGGCATGCCTATCTTTTTTCTGTGTGGATTTGGTATAGCTAAAGTCAACTCCACAAGTATTCAGTTAAACCGAAAGGGGTATAAACCCTTGATAAAAAGGAAGAAGTATAGGCTGGAACCAATGATTTGTAATACAAAACTAACGGAGACGGAAAATCAAAATGAAAACAAAAATCATTATCACTGGTGAAAAAGTTCATGAGGTGGGCTATCGCCCTTTCCTCATGGGCGTAGCTGAATCATTGGAGCTGGAAAGGTTCTTTGCAGATAACACTTTTGAAGATGGTAAAGAGGCTGTCTATGTGCTACTGGACTGCTCTGAAGAAAAAATAAAGACTTTCAGGGAGATTATTAACTCTAAGCT
This is a stretch of genomic DNA from archaeon BMS3Bbin15. It encodes these proteins:
- a CDS encoding acylphosphatase, with the translated sequence MKTKIIITGEKVHEVGYRPFLMGVAESLELERFFADNTFEDGKEAVYVLLDCSEEKIKTFREIINSKLPENAIVNKVVEEEYKGTVMKTENYYRYLTAMQLSKIAIYWGKMAGEIE